The genomic interval CCAAGCCGTAGACTATCGGATATGCAGTGGCGCTTGCAAATGATACGAGAAAACCCTTCTCGACCAGCCTCTCTAGCACACCAACAACCCTGCTTCCAATCTTGCGGTTAAAGTCCGTCAGAGTCCAGTCAACATCAATAAATACCGCAGTCTTCATCAAGCCAAAGTTCACCTAAAGCTAAAATATTTTTCTTCTCGCTCAAAAATCCAATAACTAGTTTTCAACTTTACGTTTTACAACTAATACCGCAGGGGGCAATAAAAATATAATATTGTTTTTCACACTATATTTTGTATGGGTACTGAAAATTTTGAGCCATATTATATGGGTCGCCTCGTAGTTGTTGAGGGTGGCAATCCGTTTTTCTTTAACGTTGTCTTGTCGCGGGAGGCTGTTAGGGCTTTAGGCATAATAGAGGAGGTTGCCAGGGTCTTCCGGGAGGAGAATGTCCCGATTCTCTTGTTTAAGGCTAGTGTTCCGCCTAGCGGCGTCGATGGGGATGTTAGGATAATTGTCTCTGCTGACTTGAAGGACGAGAAGCAGGCAGAAAGAATAGCCCAGAAGCTTAGACGCATCCGCTATGTTTCAAGGGTAGAATACGCAAAGCCAATAATGCCTGGAGTAGGCGTAGACGCCTGGAGCCACCCACAGATGCTTCACAGCGACAGGGCGCTAGTACTCTCAGAGATCTACCTGAAGGAGATCTTGGCTTTCGGCTGGGGCGGCATCGGCCCAGGCTTCGCCGGCCTCATGTATAGGGTCTTTTTCGAGGCTGGCCGGAAGATTTACGACGAGCTATACGAAAAGCTAGTCAGGACCCGCGAAGACTTCATAAAGCTACTAGAGGCCAGGGCGAGGCTACTTGGCTGGGGTGTACTAGAAGTCGTAGAGCTAACAGAAGACAAGGCGGTCTTCAGGGTATACGACAACATAGAGTGCATGAGCCTCAAGGGGATAGAGGGCGCAGAAAATGCTTTGCTCAGAGGCCTACTAGCAGGAATCTTATCCGGCTACTGGAAGACAGACGGATACCACATTAAGCCAGCAGAGACAAAATGCATAGCCAGGGGAGACCCATACTGCCAACTAGAATACAGAAAAGAAAAATACGAGCCACTTGTATAAAAAATATTTGTTTTTCGATTTTATTTTCCTGTGCCACTTGTTAGAACTGTTTGCCCAAGGGACTGCTACGACACCTGTCACCTGCAAGTTGTAGAGAAGGCTGGCTTGACTCAGGTTTTGCCGGATCCGTCAAACGAGTTCACCAGTGGTTTTCTCTGTGCAAGAGGCGTTGCTGACCTTAAAAGGGCTTTTTCCAAAGAGAGGATCCTTTACCCACACTTGAGGAACAAGGGAAAACCCAGTCTAGGGTTCAAAAGGATAGGCTGGAGCGAGGCCCTTAATATCGTGGCCGAGAAAATCACGGAGACTATAAGGGACTATGGCCCCGAAGCATTGCTCCACGTGGAGTATGCGGGTAACATGGGTCTCCTGGCCTGGTACTATCCCCAGAGGCTGTGGAACTGGCTACAGGCAACGATGACGGATTATAGTATATGTAGCAAGAGCGGGCACGCCGCGCTTTCGCTCCACTACGGCTTAAGCTACGGCAGGTTGCCCGAAGAGATGAAGGGCTCAAAGCTATTCGTATTCTGGGGATTCAACGCCGCCGTAAGCTCTCCGCATTTCTGGGCCCTGGCCCTGAGGGAAAGAAACAAGGGCGCACTGATAATAGCAATAGACCCAAGAAAATCTGAGACAGTGGAACGGAGCGATTTCTCCATTAATCCCAGGCCCGGCACAGACGTGGCCCTAGCCTACGGAGTAATGAATATCCT from Thermofilum adornatum carries:
- a CDS encoding 4-vinyl reductase, with translation MGTENFEPYYMGRLVVVEGGNPFFFNVVLSREAVRALGIIEEVARVFREENVPILLFKASVPPSGVDGDVRIIVSADLKDEKQAERIAQKLRRIRYVSRVEYAKPIMPGVGVDAWSHPQMLHSDRALVLSEIYLKEILAFGWGGIGPGFAGLMYRVFFEAGRKIYDELYEKLVRTREDFIKLLEARARLLGWGVLEVVELTEDKAVFRVYDNIECMSLKGIEGAENALLRGLLAGILSGYWKTDGYHIKPAETKCIARGDPYCQLEYRKEKYEPLV